Proteins co-encoded in one Octopus bimaculoides isolate UCB-OBI-ISO-001 chromosome 7, ASM119413v2, whole genome shotgun sequence genomic window:
- the LOC106873833 gene encoding SCAN domain-containing protein 3-like, translated as MVGQFQDVIVVNIPNWYSNPFEVDAVDCEDNIQEELIELQNDNDATMRYRCNGKEGLWYHQSILNSYPNMLKHLKLLLLAFPTSYLVKFGFNHVETLLTRKRIGLDVTHIVDLRLKSTSLELNVSALTASHQTHGSH; from the coding sequence ATGGTGGGGcaatttcaagatgttattgtggtgaatattccaaattggtatagcaATCCATTTGAGGTTGATGCAGTAGATTGTGAGGATAACATTCAGGaggaattgatagaattacaaaatgacaatgacgcCACAATGCGATATCGCTGTAATGGCAAAGAAGGTTTGTGGTACCATCAGAGTATATTGAATTCCTACCCCAATATGTTgaaacatctgaaattacttttgcttgcCTTTCCTACCTCATACCTGGTTAAATTTGGTTTTAACCATGTTGAAACTTTACTTACCCGCAAAAGAATTGGACTGGATGTGACTCACATAGTAGACTTGCGGCTAAAGTCAACAAGTTTGGAACTGAATGTATCTGCACTAACTGCATCGCACCAGACACATGGAtctcattaa